The window CGATGTTGACCCGGATTTCCTCAATGAGGCGTCTTTCCGAACGAATTCCGTACAAATAACCGATCAAAAGCATTTTGAACAGCATGACCGGATCGATGCAAGGACGCCCATTATCTTGACAATACAAGGGGCGGCATTTTTCCGCGATAAACGAAAAGTCGATGGTTTCATTGATTTTTCTAAGCAAGTGATCTTGGGGAACAAGGTCTTCTATGTTGACTGTTTCGGGTTGAAATTCCCTAGATGGGTTCGTCCTGAACATATAAAAACCTTCCTTCGGAATTGTTTTATTCCGAATTCAACAAAAAAGGCTGTTGACCCTTCTTTGTCAACAGCCTCACGAGCCCGACGGGGCTCGTTTTTTATT of the Planifilum fulgidum genome contains:
- a CDS encoding transposase → MFRTNPSREFQPETVNIEDLVPQDHLLRKINETIDFSFIAEKCRPLYCQDNGRPCIDPVMLFKMLLIGYLYGIRSERRLIEEIRVNI